Below is a genomic region from Aurantimonas sp. HBX-1.
GGGAGCGCCCCCGCGTTGACCGACAAATTCCCCGTCCGGCTCATGCCGCTCTCCTCCCCAACCGTTCCGTCATCGCCGCGACGCGCTGATCGAACAGCGCCGTCGCGGCCTTCTCCGTGTCTGCTTCGGCCACGACCGTGCACAGCGGCTGGCCGGCCGCGAAGCTTGCCGGCGGCGTCGTGCGGTCACGGCTGAATGCCGGCCAGGCAAAGCCCGCCGGAAGCTCGATGTCGCTGTCCGCCCAGGCAAGGCCCGTGGCACGGATCAGGCCCGGGCCTGATACACGCTCCGGCAGCTCGCCGCGACAGGCTGCCAGATGCAGCGCCAGCAGCGGCTGGGCCGGGCTCTCGAAGACGTCGAGCGTCGCGCCGGCCCTTGCATTGATCTCCAGCAGCACCGGCCCGTCCGACGAGAGGACGAAGTCGGCGCTGGCGATACCGTCAAGCGGCAGCTGCGCGAGCATCGCCGCGACCGCCGCCTGCATCGCGTCGCCCTCAGTCACGGGGCCGGGCAACGGTCCGACCGCGCCGCCGTAGCGATAGGGCTCGGCGGCGGAGGGCGCGGTCCACTGCCGGGTGAAGCCGAGGAATGCGCAGCGCGTCCCTGCAGCGACGAACGCAAGGGAGATGCGCGCGCCGTCGACGCGGCGCTGGTAGTAGCGGTCCGGCGCCGGCGGATGCTCGCCGGGCACGACGTGGCTGCCGCCGGCGCCGCCGACCTTCTTCGACAGCCAGTTCGCCGGATCCGCCGGCGCGTCGCGGCGGATCGGCGGGTGGGCGACGCCGGCCGCCGCGCAAAGCTCGGCGAAGCTCTCGGGGTCCTTCAGCCGGCGCTGCGTCGCTGGCGCGGTGCCGAGGATCGGCCAGCGTTCGCCGATCGCCTCGAGCAGTTCAGGCCTGTCCTCGAACCCGGCGCCGTAGACGAAGCCGAGCGGCGCCACGCCGTCGGCCAGCCGCTCCAGCGCGGCGATCAGCGCCTCGGCGTCGAACCCGTCCGGGTAGTGGCCGTGCAGCACCTCGCTGCGCCGGGCGGCCTCGGCCAGGTCGCTGTCGCCGAAGAAGTCGAGCGCCAGCGCGCCCAGCCCGGCGAGCCGCGCGCTCTCGGCGATCTGCCGCGCCGAGAAGGCAGCCACGAGCACGGTGGGCCGGTCCGGGTCGCTCACGACACGAGCGTTCGCGCAAGCTGGAAGGCGTCGCGGAAGTCGAGGACCTGCGGTTCCTTGGCCTCGATCATACGCTTCAGCAGGCCGTATTCGGTCTTCGACTTCATCGGCCCGACGGCCAGCGCGCCGATGCCCAGCGCATTCGTGCCCTCGATCGGCGCCTCGTCGGCCATCACGTCAATGCCCTCAAGCCCCAGCGGCGGCACGGCATTGACGTCGGCCGCGACGAGCAGCCGCGTCGCGGCCTTCAGCTGCGCGGCGCTGAGCACCTGCACGCCTGCCTTGGCGGCCGACAGGATCACCTCGACCTCCTTGACGATCTCC
It encodes:
- a CDS encoding ATP-grasp domain-containing protein — translated: MSDPDRPTVLVAAFSARQIAESARLAGLGALALDFFGDSDLAEAARRSEVLHGHYPDGFDAEALIAALERLADGVAPLGFVYGAGFEDRPELLEAIGERWPILGTAPATQRRLKDPESFAELCAAAGVAHPPIRRDAPADPANWLSKKVGGAGGSHVVPGEHPPAPDRYYQRRVDGARISLAFVAAGTRCAFLGFTRQWTAPSAAEPYRYGGAVGPLPGPVTEGDAMQAAVAAMLAQLPLDGIASADFVLSSDGPVLLEINARAGATLDVFESPAQPLLALHLAACRGELPERVSGPGLIRATGLAWADSDIELPAGFAWPAFSRDRTTPPASFAAGQPLCTVVAEADTEKAATALFDQRVAAMTERLGRRAA